In Primulina huaijiensis isolate GDHJ02 chromosome 6, ASM1229523v2, whole genome shotgun sequence, a single window of DNA contains:
- the LOC140978166 gene encoding mediator of RNA polymerase II transcription subunit 16-like isoform X1 yields MNNHNNKTNSIQSPQPPVAAAAKDSEEDFPTTSSPLPEPPSAEISEDSPCEDDVVMELAPDKDSAPGALNSADDPMDEDFVNPAIVFCIKLNQPKSSLLHKMSVPELCRTFSAVAWCGKLNAIACASETCARIPSSSSNPPFWIPIHIVIPERPTECTVFNVIADSPRDSVQFIEWSPTSCPRALLIANFHGRITVWTQPSQGPANLVKDASCWELEYEWRQDIAVVTKWLSGVSPYRWLSVRSSGSTKSTFEEKFLSQQPHAPAGWPNFLCVCSVFSSGSIQIHWSQWPPNQSGAPSKWFCTSKGLLGAGPSGIMAADAIVTDSGAMYVAGVPIVNPSTVVVWEVTPGPGNGFQATPKASVNNEVPPSISPPSWDGYAPLAAYLFRWQEYLLLEAKHGKKQAEHDCSDMVMLHCSPVSNFSAYVSPEAAAQSAATTTWGSGVTAVAFDPTCGGSVISVVIVEGQYMSPYDPDEGPSFTGWRVQRWESSVENVVIHQIFGNPSSSFGGQAPKQTVWVSKVIKCIPASSEFRGPTAATTGLASDGKNTPEFGTEAAKRVSFDPFDLPSDVRTLARIVYSAHGGEIAVSFLRGGVHVFSGANFTSVDNYQINVGSAIAAPAFSSTSCCSASVWHDTSSDCAILKIIRVLPPPGPISQAKVNSASWERAIAERFWWSLLVGVDWWDAVGCTQSAAENGIVSLNSVIAVLDADFHSLPSTQHREQYGPSLDRIKCRLLEGTTAQEVRAMVLDMQARLLLDMLGKGIESALMNPSALVQEPWQASGETLSGIDAESMAVEPSLVLSIQAYVDAVLDLASHFITRLRRYASFCRTLASHAATAGTGGNRSVVTSPTQSTSTPATTSGMQGGTASSTGSTQMQAWVQGAIAKISNTPDGVPSSAPNPISGPSTFMPISINTGTFPGTPAVRLIGDCHFLHRLCQLLLFCFFFRRTQLPRFIGAAQRNTDSTIQKPQPGVQGKSEETNSITAKPATAVVRSDETQATRTVQVGNGPKGPEEGPTSRSRLGSGNAGQGYTFEEVKVLFLILMDLCRRTSGLAHPLPVSQVGSSNIQVRLHYIDGNYTVLPEVVEASLGPHMQNMPRPRGADAAGLLLRELELHPLAEEWHKRNMFGGPWSDQDDMSLSDDSSKFSTSMDLLDSASSENGDAYNGVYGLWPRKRRISERDAAFGLNTSVGLGAYYGIMGSRRDVVTAVWKTGLEGVWYKCIRCLRQTSAFASPGAGNTNQNVKEMWWISRWAYGCPMCSGTWVRVV; encoded by the exons ATGaataatcataataacaaaACCAATTCGATCCAATCACCACAACCGCCAGTTGCGGCTGCTGCCAAGGACTCCGAGGAAGACTTCCCTACAACCAGTTCCCCCCTTCCCGAACCTCCTTCTGCGGAAATATCTGAAGACTCGCCTTGCGAAGACGACGTGGTTATGGAGCTCGCACCCGACAAGGATTCAGCGCCTGGGGCGTTGAATTCTGCTGATGATCCCATGGATGAGGATTTTGTGAATCCGGCTATTGTTTTCTGCATAAAGCTTAACCAGCCGAAGTCCAGTTTGCTGCATAAAATGAGTGTTCCCGAGCTCTGCCGCACTTTTAG TGCTGTTGCTTGGTGTGGGAAGTTAAATGCCATAGCTTGTGCATCAGAAACTTGTGCGAGAATCCCCAG TTCGTCTTCCAATCCTCCATTTTGGATCCCTATACATATAGTTATTCCAGAGCGACCGACTGAATGCACAGTTTTTAATGTTATAGCAG ATTCTCCTCGCGATTCTGTTCAGTTCATTGAGTGGTCCCCTACATCGTGCCCTCGAGCGCTGCTGATAGCTAATTTCCATGGGAGGATAACAGTCTGGACTCAACCTTCTCAG GGACCTGCAAATCTTGTAAAAGATGCCAGTTGCTGGGAACTGGAATATGAGTGGCGCCAGGATATTGCAGTTGTCACAAAGTGGCTTTCAGGAGTTTCTCCA TATAGGTGGCTCTCGGTTAGATCGAGCGGTTCAACAAAGTCCACATTTGAGGAGAAATTTCTTTCACAGCAACCTCATGCTCCAG CTGGTTGGCCAAATTTTCTCTGTGTTTGCTCTGTTTTCTCATCGGGCTCTATTCAGATCCATTGGTCTCAGTGGCCACCTAATCAGAGTGGTGCACCATCTAAGTGGTTTTGCACAAGTAAAGGGCTTTTGGGTGCTGGCCCTAGCGGGATTATGGCTGCTGATGCCATTGTGACGGATTCTGGAGCCATGTATGTGGCTGGTGTTCCAATTGTGAACCCCTCAACTGTTGTTGTTTGGGAAGTCACACCTGGCCCTGGGAATGGTTTTCAAGCCACTCCAAAAGCAAGTGTGAATAATGAAGTCCCACCATCTATCAGCCCTCCTTCCTGGGATGGTTATGCCCCATTGGCTGCATATTTGTTTAGGTGGCAGGAGTATCTGTTGTTAGAAGCAAAGCATGGAAAGAAACAGGCAGAACATGATTGCAGTGATATGGTAATGCTTCATTGTTCTCCAGTTTCAAACTTTTCTGCATATGTGAGTCCTGAGGCTGCAGCTCAATCAGCTGCAACTACAACTTGGGGTTCTGGTGTTACTGCAGTTGCCTTTGATCCAACATGTGGCGGTTCAGTGATATCAGTTGTGATAGTTGAAG GGCAATACATGTCCCCTTATGATCCTGATGAGGGTCCTTCTTTCACTGGGTGGAGAGTTCAACGTTGGGAATCATCTGTTGAGAACGTCGTGATCCATCAAATATTTGGAAACCCTAGTTCCAGCTTTGGTGGGCAGGCACCGAAGCAGACAGTTTGGGTGAGTAAAGTAATCAAATGCATTCCAGCATCCAGTGAATTCAGGGGTCCTACAGCAGCAACAACTGGATTAGCCTCTGATGGGAAAAATACACCAGAATTTGGTACTGAGGCTGCAAAGAGGGTCAGTTTTGATCCTTTTGATCTTCCCAGCGATGTTAGAACTCTTGCGCGAATCGTGTATTCTGCGCACGGTGGTGAAATTGCGGTTTCTTTTCTACGGGGCGGAGTTCATGTCTTCTCTGGTGCAAACTTCACATCTGTTGATAACTATCAGATTAATGTTGGCTCTGCTATAGCTGCTCCTGCTTTCTCTTCTACAAGTTGCTGTTCTGCTTCTGTCTGGCACGATACAAGCAGTGATTGTGCTATACTAAAAATTATCCGTGTTCTTCCACCTCCTGGTCCTATCAGCCAGGCGAAAGTTAATTCTGCTTCATGGGAGAGGGCTATTGCAGAGAG ATTTTGGTGGAGTCTATTGGTGGGGGTTGATTGGTGGGATGCTGTTGGCTGTACTCAAAGTGCCGCAGAGAATGGTATTG TTTCATTGAACAGTGTTATTGCTGTGTTGGATGCTGATTTCCACTCCCTTCCTTCCACTCAGCACAGAGAGCAGTATGGACCT AGCCTGGACAGAATAAAATGCAGGCTACTAGAAGGTACTACAGCTCAAGAGGTTCGGGCTATGGTTCTTGACATGCAAGCAAGGTTGTTATTGGACATGCTTGGCAAAGGAATTGAATCAGCATTAATGAATCCTTCTGCCTTGGTGCAAGAACCATGGCAAGCATCTGGCGAGACACTGTCTGGCATTGATGCTGAATCAATGGCTGTTGAACCATCTCTTGTCCTTAGCATCCAG GCTTATGTTGATGCAGTCCTTGATCTAGCATCACACTTCATCACACGTCTGCGACGTTACGCAAGTTTCTGCCGCACACTGGCAAGTCATGCTGCCACTGCAGGCACAGGTGGGAACCGTAGTGTGGTGACAAGCCCCACCCAAAGCACTTCTACACCAGCTACAACTTCGG GTATGCAAGGTGGAACTGCAAGCTCGACAGGAAGCACTCAGATGCAAGCTTGGGTACAAGGAGCAATTGCCAAGATCAGTAACACACCTGACGGGGTTCCTAGTTCTGCACCAAACCCCATAAGTGGTCCTTCAACGTTTATGCCAATAAGTATCAACACAGGAACATTTCCAGGAACTCCAGCTGTTAGACTTATTGGAGACTGTCATTTTCTTCACCGGCTATGCCAACTTCTactgttttgttttttcttccGGCGAACACAACTACCACGGTTTATTGGGGCTGCGCAAAGAAATACTGATTCAACAATCCAAAAACCACAACCTGGGGTGCAAGGAAAATCAGAAGAAACAAACTCAATTACTGCAAAACCAGCTACAGCTGTTGTCAGGTCGGATGAAACGCAAGCCACAAGAACTGTACAGGTTGGTAATGGGCCAAAGGGACCTGAAGAAGGTCCAACCAGTCGGTCAAGATTAGGTTCTGGCAATGCTGGTCAAGGATACACCTTTGAGGAG GTGAAGGTTCTATTTCTTATACTTATGGATCTCTGTCGGAGGACATCAGGTTTGGCACATCCTCTACCAGTTTCCCAGGTGGGGAGCAGCAACATTCAAGTTAGACTTCATTACATCGATGGAAACTATACTGTTTTACCAGAGGTTGTGGAAGCATCACTTGGCCCTCATATGCAG AATATGCCCCGGCCTAGAGGTGCAGATGCTGCAGGTCTGCTTCTCCGGGAGTTGGAACTACATCCTCTAGCTGAAGAGTGGCACAAGAGGAATATGTTTGGTGGACCCTGGTCTGATCAGGATGATATGAGTCTCTCAGATGATAGTTCTAAATTTAGCACCTCAATGGATTTACTCGACTCTGCTTCATCTGAGAATGGTGATGCTTATAATGGAGTTTATGGCTTGTGGCCAAGGAAGCGTAGGATCTCTGAAAGAGATGCAGCCTTTGGATTGAACACATCGGTTGGCTTAGGAGCTTATTATGGTATCATGGGATCCAGAAGAGATGTTGTAACAGCTGTTTGGAAAACAGGACTTGAAGGAGTGTGGTACAAG TGCATCAGATGCCTCCGGCAGACATCCGCTTTTGCATCACCAGGTGCAGGCAATACTAATCAGAATGTAAAGGAGATGTGGTGGATCAGCCGCTGGGCATATGGATGCCCCATGTGTAGTGGAACATGGGTTCGAGTTGTGTAG
- the LOC140978166 gene encoding mediator of RNA polymerase II transcription subunit 16-like isoform X2, which produces MPVAGNWNMSGARILQLSQSGFQEFLQWLSVRSSGSTKSTFEEKFLSQQPHAPAGWPNFLCVCSVFSSGSIQIHWSQWPPNQSGAPSKWFCTSKGLLGAGPSGIMAADAIVTDSGAMYVAGVPIVNPSTVVVWEVTPGPGNGFQATPKASVNNEVPPSISPPSWDGYAPLAAYLFRWQEYLLLEAKHGKKQAEHDCSDMVMLHCSPVSNFSAYVSPEAAAQSAATTTWGSGVTAVAFDPTCGGSVISVVIVEGQYMSPYDPDEGPSFTGWRVQRWESSVENVVIHQIFGNPSSSFGGQAPKQTVWVSKVIKCIPASSEFRGPTAATTGLASDGKNTPEFGTEAAKRVSFDPFDLPSDVRTLARIVYSAHGGEIAVSFLRGGVHVFSGANFTSVDNYQINVGSAIAAPAFSSTSCCSASVWHDTSSDCAILKIIRVLPPPGPISQAKVNSASWERAIAERFWWSLLVGVDWWDAVGCTQSAAENGIVSLNSVIAVLDADFHSLPSTQHREQYGPSLDRIKCRLLEGTTAQEVRAMVLDMQARLLLDMLGKGIESALMNPSALVQEPWQASGETLSGIDAESMAVEPSLVLSIQAYVDAVLDLASHFITRLRRYASFCRTLASHAATAGTGGNRSVVTSPTQSTSTPATTSGMQGGTASSTGSTQMQAWVQGAIAKISNTPDGVPSSAPNPISGPSTFMPISINTGTFPGTPAVRLIGDCHFLHRLCQLLLFCFFFRRTQLPRFIGAAQRNTDSTIQKPQPGVQGKSEETNSITAKPATAVVRSDETQATRTVQVGNGPKGPEEGPTSRSRLGSGNAGQGYTFEEVKVLFLILMDLCRRTSGLAHPLPVSQVGSSNIQVRLHYIDGNYTVLPEVVEASLGPHMQNMPRPRGADAAGLLLRELELHPLAEEWHKRNMFGGPWSDQDDMSLSDDSSKFSTSMDLLDSASSENGDAYNGVYGLWPRKRRISERDAAFGLNTSVGLGAYYGIMGSRRDVVTAVWKTGLEGVWYKCIRCLRQTSAFASPGAGNTNQNVKEMWWISRWAYGCPMCSGTWVRVV; this is translated from the exons ATGCCAGTTGCTGGGAACTGGAATATGAGTGGCGCCAGGATATTGCAGTTGTCACAAAGTGGCTTTCAGGAGTTTCTCCA GTGGCTCTCGGTTAGATCGAGCGGTTCAACAAAGTCCACATTTGAGGAGAAATTTCTTTCACAGCAACCTCATGCTCCAG CTGGTTGGCCAAATTTTCTCTGTGTTTGCTCTGTTTTCTCATCGGGCTCTATTCAGATCCATTGGTCTCAGTGGCCACCTAATCAGAGTGGTGCACCATCTAAGTGGTTTTGCACAAGTAAAGGGCTTTTGGGTGCTGGCCCTAGCGGGATTATGGCTGCTGATGCCATTGTGACGGATTCTGGAGCCATGTATGTGGCTGGTGTTCCAATTGTGAACCCCTCAACTGTTGTTGTTTGGGAAGTCACACCTGGCCCTGGGAATGGTTTTCAAGCCACTCCAAAAGCAAGTGTGAATAATGAAGTCCCACCATCTATCAGCCCTCCTTCCTGGGATGGTTATGCCCCATTGGCTGCATATTTGTTTAGGTGGCAGGAGTATCTGTTGTTAGAAGCAAAGCATGGAAAGAAACAGGCAGAACATGATTGCAGTGATATGGTAATGCTTCATTGTTCTCCAGTTTCAAACTTTTCTGCATATGTGAGTCCTGAGGCTGCAGCTCAATCAGCTGCAACTACAACTTGGGGTTCTGGTGTTACTGCAGTTGCCTTTGATCCAACATGTGGCGGTTCAGTGATATCAGTTGTGATAGTTGAAG GGCAATACATGTCCCCTTATGATCCTGATGAGGGTCCTTCTTTCACTGGGTGGAGAGTTCAACGTTGGGAATCATCTGTTGAGAACGTCGTGATCCATCAAATATTTGGAAACCCTAGTTCCAGCTTTGGTGGGCAGGCACCGAAGCAGACAGTTTGGGTGAGTAAAGTAATCAAATGCATTCCAGCATCCAGTGAATTCAGGGGTCCTACAGCAGCAACAACTGGATTAGCCTCTGATGGGAAAAATACACCAGAATTTGGTACTGAGGCTGCAAAGAGGGTCAGTTTTGATCCTTTTGATCTTCCCAGCGATGTTAGAACTCTTGCGCGAATCGTGTATTCTGCGCACGGTGGTGAAATTGCGGTTTCTTTTCTACGGGGCGGAGTTCATGTCTTCTCTGGTGCAAACTTCACATCTGTTGATAACTATCAGATTAATGTTGGCTCTGCTATAGCTGCTCCTGCTTTCTCTTCTACAAGTTGCTGTTCTGCTTCTGTCTGGCACGATACAAGCAGTGATTGTGCTATACTAAAAATTATCCGTGTTCTTCCACCTCCTGGTCCTATCAGCCAGGCGAAAGTTAATTCTGCTTCATGGGAGAGGGCTATTGCAGAGAG ATTTTGGTGGAGTCTATTGGTGGGGGTTGATTGGTGGGATGCTGTTGGCTGTACTCAAAGTGCCGCAGAGAATGGTATTG TTTCATTGAACAGTGTTATTGCTGTGTTGGATGCTGATTTCCACTCCCTTCCTTCCACTCAGCACAGAGAGCAGTATGGACCT AGCCTGGACAGAATAAAATGCAGGCTACTAGAAGGTACTACAGCTCAAGAGGTTCGGGCTATGGTTCTTGACATGCAAGCAAGGTTGTTATTGGACATGCTTGGCAAAGGAATTGAATCAGCATTAATGAATCCTTCTGCCTTGGTGCAAGAACCATGGCAAGCATCTGGCGAGACACTGTCTGGCATTGATGCTGAATCAATGGCTGTTGAACCATCTCTTGTCCTTAGCATCCAG GCTTATGTTGATGCAGTCCTTGATCTAGCATCACACTTCATCACACGTCTGCGACGTTACGCAAGTTTCTGCCGCACACTGGCAAGTCATGCTGCCACTGCAGGCACAGGTGGGAACCGTAGTGTGGTGACAAGCCCCACCCAAAGCACTTCTACACCAGCTACAACTTCGG GTATGCAAGGTGGAACTGCAAGCTCGACAGGAAGCACTCAGATGCAAGCTTGGGTACAAGGAGCAATTGCCAAGATCAGTAACACACCTGACGGGGTTCCTAGTTCTGCACCAAACCCCATAAGTGGTCCTTCAACGTTTATGCCAATAAGTATCAACACAGGAACATTTCCAGGAACTCCAGCTGTTAGACTTATTGGAGACTGTCATTTTCTTCACCGGCTATGCCAACTTCTactgttttgttttttcttccGGCGAACACAACTACCACGGTTTATTGGGGCTGCGCAAAGAAATACTGATTCAACAATCCAAAAACCACAACCTGGGGTGCAAGGAAAATCAGAAGAAACAAACTCAATTACTGCAAAACCAGCTACAGCTGTTGTCAGGTCGGATGAAACGCAAGCCACAAGAACTGTACAGGTTGGTAATGGGCCAAAGGGACCTGAAGAAGGTCCAACCAGTCGGTCAAGATTAGGTTCTGGCAATGCTGGTCAAGGATACACCTTTGAGGAG GTGAAGGTTCTATTTCTTATACTTATGGATCTCTGTCGGAGGACATCAGGTTTGGCACATCCTCTACCAGTTTCCCAGGTGGGGAGCAGCAACATTCAAGTTAGACTTCATTACATCGATGGAAACTATACTGTTTTACCAGAGGTTGTGGAAGCATCACTTGGCCCTCATATGCAG AATATGCCCCGGCCTAGAGGTGCAGATGCTGCAGGTCTGCTTCTCCGGGAGTTGGAACTACATCCTCTAGCTGAAGAGTGGCACAAGAGGAATATGTTTGGTGGACCCTGGTCTGATCAGGATGATATGAGTCTCTCAGATGATAGTTCTAAATTTAGCACCTCAATGGATTTACTCGACTCTGCTTCATCTGAGAATGGTGATGCTTATAATGGAGTTTATGGCTTGTGGCCAAGGAAGCGTAGGATCTCTGAAAGAGATGCAGCCTTTGGATTGAACACATCGGTTGGCTTAGGAGCTTATTATGGTATCATGGGATCCAGAAGAGATGTTGTAACAGCTGTTTGGAAAACAGGACTTGAAGGAGTGTGGTACAAG TGCATCAGATGCCTCCGGCAGACATCCGCTTTTGCATCACCAGGTGCAGGCAATACTAATCAGAATGTAAAGGAGATGTGGTGGATCAGCCGCTGGGCATATGGATGCCCCATGTGTAGTGGAACATGGGTTCGAGTTGTGTAG
- the LOC140978166 gene encoding mediator of RNA polymerase II transcription subunit 16-like isoform X3: protein MPVAGNWNMSGARILQLSQSGFQEFLHIGGSRLDRAVQQSPHLRRNFFHSNLMLQIHWSQWPPNQSGAPSKWFCTSKGLLGAGPSGIMAADAIVTDSGAMYVAGVPIVNPSTVVVWEVTPGPGNGFQATPKASVNNEVPPSISPPSWDGYAPLAAYLFRWQEYLLLEAKHGKKQAEHDCSDMVMLHCSPVSNFSAYVSPEAAAQSAATTTWGSGVTAVAFDPTCGGSVISVVIVEGQYMSPYDPDEGPSFTGWRVQRWESSVENVVIHQIFGNPSSSFGGQAPKQTVWVSKVIKCIPASSEFRGPTAATTGLASDGKNTPEFGTEAAKRVSFDPFDLPSDVRTLARIVYSAHGGEIAVSFLRGGVHVFSGANFTSVDNYQINVGSAIAAPAFSSTSCCSASVWHDTSSDCAILKIIRVLPPPGPISQAKVNSASWERAIAERFWWSLLVGVDWWDAVGCTQSAAENGIVSLNSVIAVLDADFHSLPSTQHREQYGPSLDRIKCRLLEGTTAQEVRAMVLDMQARLLLDMLGKGIESALMNPSALVQEPWQASGETLSGIDAESMAVEPSLVLSIQAYVDAVLDLASHFITRLRRYASFCRTLASHAATAGTGGNRSVVTSPTQSTSTPATTSGMQGGTASSTGSTQMQAWVQGAIAKISNTPDGVPSSAPNPISGPSTFMPISINTGTFPGTPAVRLIGDCHFLHRLCQLLLFCFFFRRTQLPRFIGAAQRNTDSTIQKPQPGVQGKSEETNSITAKPATAVVRSDETQATRTVQVGNGPKGPEEGPTSRSRLGSGNAGQGYTFEEVKVLFLILMDLCRRTSGLAHPLPVSQVGSSNIQVRLHYIDGNYTVLPEVVEASLGPHMQNMPRPRGADAAGLLLRELELHPLAEEWHKRNMFGGPWSDQDDMSLSDDSSKFSTSMDLLDSASSENGDAYNGVYGLWPRKRRISERDAAFGLNTSVGLGAYYGIMGSRRDVVTAVWKTGLEGVWYKCIRCLRQTSAFASPGAGNTNQNVKEMWWISRWAYGCPMCSGTWVRVV, encoded by the exons ATGCCAGTTGCTGGGAACTGGAATATGAGTGGCGCCAGGATATTGCAGTTGTCACAAAGTGGCTTTCAGGAGTTTCTCCA TATAGGTGGCTCTCGGTTAGATCGAGCGGTTCAACAAAGTCCACATTTGAGGAGAAATTTCTTTCACAGCAACCTCATGCTCCAG ATCCATTGGTCTCAGTGGCCACCTAATCAGAGTGGTGCACCATCTAAGTGGTTTTGCACAAGTAAAGGGCTTTTGGGTGCTGGCCCTAGCGGGATTATGGCTGCTGATGCCATTGTGACGGATTCTGGAGCCATGTATGTGGCTGGTGTTCCAATTGTGAACCCCTCAACTGTTGTTGTTTGGGAAGTCACACCTGGCCCTGGGAATGGTTTTCAAGCCACTCCAAAAGCAAGTGTGAATAATGAAGTCCCACCATCTATCAGCCCTCCTTCCTGGGATGGTTATGCCCCATTGGCTGCATATTTGTTTAGGTGGCAGGAGTATCTGTTGTTAGAAGCAAAGCATGGAAAGAAACAGGCAGAACATGATTGCAGTGATATGGTAATGCTTCATTGTTCTCCAGTTTCAAACTTTTCTGCATATGTGAGTCCTGAGGCTGCAGCTCAATCAGCTGCAACTACAACTTGGGGTTCTGGTGTTACTGCAGTTGCCTTTGATCCAACATGTGGCGGTTCAGTGATATCAGTTGTGATAGTTGAAG GGCAATACATGTCCCCTTATGATCCTGATGAGGGTCCTTCTTTCACTGGGTGGAGAGTTCAACGTTGGGAATCATCTGTTGAGAACGTCGTGATCCATCAAATATTTGGAAACCCTAGTTCCAGCTTTGGTGGGCAGGCACCGAAGCAGACAGTTTGGGTGAGTAAAGTAATCAAATGCATTCCAGCATCCAGTGAATTCAGGGGTCCTACAGCAGCAACAACTGGATTAGCCTCTGATGGGAAAAATACACCAGAATTTGGTACTGAGGCTGCAAAGAGGGTCAGTTTTGATCCTTTTGATCTTCCCAGCGATGTTAGAACTCTTGCGCGAATCGTGTATTCTGCGCACGGTGGTGAAATTGCGGTTTCTTTTCTACGGGGCGGAGTTCATGTCTTCTCTGGTGCAAACTTCACATCTGTTGATAACTATCAGATTAATGTTGGCTCTGCTATAGCTGCTCCTGCTTTCTCTTCTACAAGTTGCTGTTCTGCTTCTGTCTGGCACGATACAAGCAGTGATTGTGCTATACTAAAAATTATCCGTGTTCTTCCACCTCCTGGTCCTATCAGCCAGGCGAAAGTTAATTCTGCTTCATGGGAGAGGGCTATTGCAGAGAG ATTTTGGTGGAGTCTATTGGTGGGGGTTGATTGGTGGGATGCTGTTGGCTGTACTCAAAGTGCCGCAGAGAATGGTATTG TTTCATTGAACAGTGTTATTGCTGTGTTGGATGCTGATTTCCACTCCCTTCCTTCCACTCAGCACAGAGAGCAGTATGGACCT AGCCTGGACAGAATAAAATGCAGGCTACTAGAAGGTACTACAGCTCAAGAGGTTCGGGCTATGGTTCTTGACATGCAAGCAAGGTTGTTATTGGACATGCTTGGCAAAGGAATTGAATCAGCATTAATGAATCCTTCTGCCTTGGTGCAAGAACCATGGCAAGCATCTGGCGAGACACTGTCTGGCATTGATGCTGAATCAATGGCTGTTGAACCATCTCTTGTCCTTAGCATCCAG GCTTATGTTGATGCAGTCCTTGATCTAGCATCACACTTCATCACACGTCTGCGACGTTACGCAAGTTTCTGCCGCACACTGGCAAGTCATGCTGCCACTGCAGGCACAGGTGGGAACCGTAGTGTGGTGACAAGCCCCACCCAAAGCACTTCTACACCAGCTACAACTTCGG GTATGCAAGGTGGAACTGCAAGCTCGACAGGAAGCACTCAGATGCAAGCTTGGGTACAAGGAGCAATTGCCAAGATCAGTAACACACCTGACGGGGTTCCTAGTTCTGCACCAAACCCCATAAGTGGTCCTTCAACGTTTATGCCAATAAGTATCAACACAGGAACATTTCCAGGAACTCCAGCTGTTAGACTTATTGGAGACTGTCATTTTCTTCACCGGCTATGCCAACTTCTactgttttgttttttcttccGGCGAACACAACTACCACGGTTTATTGGGGCTGCGCAAAGAAATACTGATTCAACAATCCAAAAACCACAACCTGGGGTGCAAGGAAAATCAGAAGAAACAAACTCAATTACTGCAAAACCAGCTACAGCTGTTGTCAGGTCGGATGAAACGCAAGCCACAAGAACTGTACAGGTTGGTAATGGGCCAAAGGGACCTGAAGAAGGTCCAACCAGTCGGTCAAGATTAGGTTCTGGCAATGCTGGTCAAGGATACACCTTTGAGGAG GTGAAGGTTCTATTTCTTATACTTATGGATCTCTGTCGGAGGACATCAGGTTTGGCACATCCTCTACCAGTTTCCCAGGTGGGGAGCAGCAACATTCAAGTTAGACTTCATTACATCGATGGAAACTATACTGTTTTACCAGAGGTTGTGGAAGCATCACTTGGCCCTCATATGCAG AATATGCCCCGGCCTAGAGGTGCAGATGCTGCAGGTCTGCTTCTCCGGGAGTTGGAACTACATCCTCTAGCTGAAGAGTGGCACAAGAGGAATATGTTTGGTGGACCCTGGTCTGATCAGGATGATATGAGTCTCTCAGATGATAGTTCTAAATTTAGCACCTCAATGGATTTACTCGACTCTGCTTCATCTGAGAATGGTGATGCTTATAATGGAGTTTATGGCTTGTGGCCAAGGAAGCGTAGGATCTCTGAAAGAGATGCAGCCTTTGGATTGAACACATCGGTTGGCTTAGGAGCTTATTATGGTATCATGGGATCCAGAAGAGATGTTGTAACAGCTGTTTGGAAAACAGGACTTGAAGGAGTGTGGTACAAG TGCATCAGATGCCTCCGGCAGACATCCGCTTTTGCATCACCAGGTGCAGGCAATACTAATCAGAATGTAAAGGAGATGTGGTGGATCAGCCGCTGGGCATATGGATGCCCCATGTGTAGTGGAACATGGGTTCGAGTTGTGTAG
- the LOC140978168 gene encoding uncharacterized protein encodes MDFANMDRRQLTIAASGFSVMMTLHLTFQLLSQHLFYWKNPKEQKAIIIIILITPVYAIYSFVGLLDLRGSKQIFMLLDSVKGCYEALAIAKFLSLVYSYSNISLSNNIVPDEIKGREIHHSFPMTLFEPRKTHLNQRTLKLLKYWTWQFVIVRPACSILMIMLQMLGMYPSWLSWAFTILLNISISLAMYSLIIFYLVFAKELAPHTPLATFLCIKGIVFFCFWQGVVLDILVAMGIVQSHHFWLDTEHVEEAIQNVLVCVEMVFFSVMQQYAYHVAPYSGDLEAKLKPQKRD; translated from the exons ATGGATTTCGCTAACATGGATCGGAGGCAACTGACCATTGCGGCATCAGGATTTTCGGTCATGATGACGCTACACTTAACTTTTCAGCTATTATCTCAGCACTTGTTTTACTGGAAGAATCCAAAGGAGCAAAAGGCCATTATTATAATCATACTGATAACTCCAGTTTACGCCATTTACTCGTTTGTAGGGTTATTAGATTTACGCGGCAGCAAACAAATTTTTATGCTCTTGGATTCTGTGAAAGGATGCTACGAGGCTTTG GCAATTGCCAAGTTTTTGTCTTTGGTGTACAGTTACTCGAATATATCCTTGAGCAACAATATTGTGCCTGATGAGATTAAAGGGAGGGAGATTCATCATTCGTTCCCGATGACTCTTTTTGAG CCTAGGAAGACACATCTAAATCAGCGTACATTGAAACTTCTCAAGTACTGGACGTGGCAGTTTGTTATTGTCCGTCCTGCATGCTCTATCTTGATGATAATGTTACAAATGCTCGGGATGTATCCGAGTTGGCTCAGTTGGGCTTTCACAATTCTTCTCAACATCTCAATTTCGTTGGCAATGTATTCATTGATCATCTTCTACCTTGTATTTGCCAAAGAACTGGCACCACACACACCACTTGCTACGTTCCTCTGCATCAAAGGGATTGTTTTCTTCTGCTTTTGGCAG GGAGTAGTGCTTGACATCCTCGTGGCAATGGGCATTGTTCAATCCCATCATTTCTGGTTGGACACAGAGCACGTTGAGGAAGCAATCCAGAATGTTTTGGTCTGTGTCGAAATGGTGTTCTTCTCTGTTATGCAGCAGTATGCATACCATGTTGCACCTTACAGTGGAGACTTAGAAGCAAAGCTTAAGCCACAGAAAAGGGACTAA